A part of Rattus rattus isolate New Zealand chromosome 4, Rrattus_CSIRO_v1, whole genome shotgun sequence genomic DNA contains:
- the Mterf4 gene encoding transcription termination factor 4, mitochondrial yields the protein MASLGRQVPEWHRLMALSWACLARQTCHFRKEKKMSPSLFCKLTTVPSRGNFQEFSSVRPKNYMQEPEQRTCMGSESLELERAISSLQDMGFAEAHIDSLLNIQPSIHPQQLLDIISELLLLGLNPEPVFMALKKNPQLLKLSATQMKRRSSYLRKLGLGEGKLKRVLSVCPKVFTMRQQDIDNIVKVLKEKCLFTVQHITDILHRCPAVLQEDPSELEYKFQYAYFRMGLTHLDIVRTDFLQYSIAKVKQRHIYLERLGRYQTPDKKGQTQIPNPSLKNILRVSEAEFLARTACSSVEEFEVFKKLLDQEEEESESHMSEEEEEEEEEEEELP from the exons ATGGCTTCGCTGGGAAGGCAG GTTCCTGAATGGCATCGTCTAATGGCCCTTTCCTGGGCCTGTTTGGCTAGGCAGACCTGTcatttcagaaaagagaaaaagatgagtccttctttgttttgtaaactGACTACAGTACCCAGTAGAGGGAACTTTCAAGAGTTTTCCAGCGTTAGACCCAAAAATTACATGCAGGAACCTGAACAGAGGACATGTATGGGTTCTGAGTCCTTGGAGCTTGAAAGGGCCATCAGTTCCCTCCAGGACATGGGTTTTGCTGAAGCCCATATTGACAGCTTGCTTAATATACAACCAAGTATCCATCCTCAACAGTTGCTGGACATAATTTCAGAACTTCTACTCTtggggttgaacccagagcctgtATTTATGGCCTTGAAGAAAAATCCCCAGTTGCTGAAACTGTCTGCCACGCAAATGAAGAGGCGTTCCAGTTACCTTCGGAAGCTCGGCCTTGGAGAAG GGAAACTGAAGCGGGTGCTTTCTGTTTGCCCTAAGGTTTTCACCATGCGTCAGCAGGACATTGATAATATTGTAAAAGTCCTCAAGGAGAAGTGCTTGTTCACAGTACAGCACATCACTGACATTCTGCACAGATGCCCAGCTGTTTTGCAGGAGGACCCCAGTGAGCTAGAATACAAATTCCAG TATGCATATTTCAGGATGGGACTGACACATCTAGACATTGTCAGGACCGATTTCCTACAGTATTCAATAGCCAAGGTCAAGCAGAGACACATTTACTTGGAGCGCCTTGGACGGTACCAAACCCCTGATAAGAAGGGGCAGACACAGATCCCTAATCCCTCACTGAAGAACATACTCAGAGTTTCTGAAGCTGAGTTTTTGGCCAGGACAGcctgttcctctgttgaggagtttgaagtttttaaaaagctcttggatcaagaggaggaggagtctgaGAGCCATatgtctgaggaggaggaggaagaggaagaagaggaggaggagctgccGTGA